Part of the Cohnella candidum genome, AACTGCTCGCTACGGAAGGCCTGTCCGAGCGCGAACTCGTTCGCCAAGCATACGCCGCCATGTTCCAAGCCGGCGCCGACACGGTTTCCTTCGACATCATGGTTCAATCCGGCTCGAACTCCTCCGACTTCTTCCTGGCGCGTCCTCGCGACAAGAAAGTCGTCAAAGGCGAAACGATCCTCATCGACATCGGCTGCCGCTTCAACGGCTATTCGTCCGACATGGCCCGAGGCGTAGGTTACGGCAAAGTGTCTGACGACAAACGCCGCATGCTGGACGCTTGCCTCGAAGCTTGGACCGCCGGCATGAAAGCGATCCGCCCGGGCATGACCGGCGCGGAAGCGGACGTTGCCGCCAACGAAGTTCTGCACGAGTACGGTTATCCGCACATGTCCGGCGAAGGCCGCGGCTGCGCGCACTCCACGGGCATGGACCCGGAGGAAGAAATCCCAGTCATCGGTCCGGACAGCCAGGACGTGCTGGTCGAGAACCAAACGATCGCGTTCGAAATCACGCTGATGGTTCCGGGCGTCGGCGGAACCCGCGTGGAAGACACCGTCGTCATCCGCAAAGACGGAGCCGAGTCCCTGACTAACTTCCCGCACAGCTGCTACTGGTACCAAGACTAATACGGGAAACCGGTTGGTTCAATCCGACAAAAAGGCTTTGCACCGCTTGTTGCAAGAGGCGGGCGCATCCCGTGCGCCCCTTCTTACATGCGCT contains:
- a CDS encoding M24 family metallopeptidase, whose translation is MSNLNFRYEDVMQDIPVTEYQGRVEKARAAMEKEGLDGLLVWSDAARMSNVRWLADYRAFDGVFPYPAMVFLPLVGEPTLFAEGSMVSYAADETWFSDTRGIRQELGNSIKDFLRTKPNAKIGLSGSKYLALEFYEQIMGALNDPSQLKKTNIIEYLKSIKSENEIRNMKVAGRLADIGLEKIHELLATEGLSERELVRQAYAAMFQAGADTVSFDIMVQSGSNSSDFFLARPRDKKVVKGETILIDIGCRFNGYSSDMARGVGYGKVSDDKRRMLDACLEAWTAGMKAIRPGMTGAEADVAANEVLHEYGYPHMSGEGRGCAHSTGMDPEEEIPVIGPDSQDVLVENQTIAFEITLMVPGVGGTRVEDTVVIRKDGAESLTNFPHSCYWYQD